The segment CGCCTGGTCAGCAAACTAGCCGGAGACACCAAAAACCTGCTAAGAGCTGCCAATCGTCATATAATTCAAATTGAGAGTGCAGATGATGTCGTCGCTGGGGACACCAATGCTGACCCTCAGTCCCAGACAGCTATGTCTCTGTCATATATTCCCAAGACTCAGACCTCCTACGGATTTGCTACGCTAATGGAGAGTCCTCACACCCGGCGAAAAGAGTCTCTGTTTCACTGCGACCACACGAGTCCCGTCACGTCCCCCAATACCCTTCGCAAGTCACCGGGAAAGACCTGCATTGAAGTTAATCATCTGAACCCTTTAGATTTCAATACGTCTCACATCAACCCGTATCGCTACTTTAGTGGAGGCGAGAGCGACACGTGCTCCTCAGCTGAGTCCTCCCCTTTCAGCTCACCCCTGCTGTCCCGCTCTGCCTCCTTGCTCAAGATCTTCACCCATGAGACTCAGGCCAAAGTGGTTAAAGCTAAGAGGACGTTCGCTCGGCACAGTTCTCTCTCCACGGACGAGTGCAGCTCTGCAGAGCCCAGCCCCAGCGTGCCCAGGAGGCTCCACTCTTCCGCAGGTGGTGGAACTCTGGATCATCAGCATGGGAAGGACAGACAAAGAGAGCACATGGTGAACCTCCACAAAGGAGGCATAGTCCGGCTGAGTGCTGATTACGACCCGGGAACGGCACGTTTGCGCATCCGAATCATTGCAGCTGAGGACCTTTATGACCAGACGTTTGACATAAAGAGCATTAACTGCTGTGTGTCACTCTACCTCAACCCAGGCAAGCAGCAGAAGCAGAGAAGCACTATCATCAAGAACAGCCGCAATCCCGTCTTCAACGAGGATTTCTTTTTTGATTCTGTGAGCTCGGTTCAGGTGAAAAGCCTAGCTCTGAAGATCAAAGTGGTGAACAAGGGCACCAGCCTGAAAAGGGACAGCCTAGTCGGGGAGAGAGAGGTTCCTCTGGGGAAGCTTCTGCCTGGTCTTTAAGACTACATAAGGGCTTATGAGGGCTTAGTGCCCTGAAAGGAGGACCTTTAATGTACCTTTAAGTAAATAGCTAATCAtgttagtgtgtagtgttagcAGCTAGCATGGCTACAACTTACACTTTGGTTTGGTGTTTTAttagtaatatatataaatctggtattttattgtgtttatttttacttatttatttgtaagcAAATGATGTTTATAAGTCTGACCAAGGAACTAATGAGAGTTAAAAGCTATATGTTatgcttttattgttttatctaatCAGAAATTACACcaaaactcattaaaaaaaacctgataaggtcaaaagtattggaacacctggaCTTTTTATAGCTGTGTGTAGATCTTTAACAAACTGTgatcacaaagttggaagcgCACAAttgttgaagtggaagatctcctgctgtagagctctgacctcaaccgtattgaacatgatgaatgtgaactgactttact is part of the Silurus meridionalis isolate SWU-2019-XX chromosome 9, ASM1480568v1, whole genome shotgun sequence genome and harbors:
- the LOC124390931 gene encoding C2 calcium-dependent domain-containing protein 4C — its product is MWVLEKIRSSVENNAPRPGEAGDKQDKAPIYSNVLTPDKIPDFFIPPKLVSCPPETETPDVKPKDCLRPSTSEQTIGNKIISPRSPRLVSKLAGDTKNLLRAANRHIIQIESADDVVAGDTNADPQSQTAMSLSYIPKTQTSYGFATLMESPHTRRKESLFHCDHTSPVTSPNTLRKSPGKTCIEVNHLNPLDFNTSHINPYRYFSGGESDTCSSAESSPFSSPLLSRSASLLKIFTHETQAKVVKAKRTFARHSSLSTDECSSAEPSPSVPRRLHSSAGGGTLDHQHGKDRQREHMVNLHKGGIVRLSADYDPGTARLRIRIIAAEDLYDQTFDIKSINCCVSLYLNPGKQQKQRSTIIKNSRNPVFNEDFFFDSVSSVQVKSLALKIKVVNKGTSLKRDSLVGEREVPLGKLLPGL